In the Candidatus Mycosynbacter amalyticus genome, one interval contains:
- a CDS encoding general stress protein has translation MAGTKVGGTKAAATNKAKHGKDFYARIGAKGGKIGRTGGFAANPELARIAGAKGGKISRRRKKDAGETAKAA, from the coding sequence ATGGCAGGAACAAAAGTAGGTGGCACAAAAGCGGCCGCAACCAACAAAGCAAAACACGGTAAAGATTTCTATGCACGTATTGGTGCCAAAGGTGGCAAGATCGGCCGCACTGGTGGCTTCGCTGCTAATCCAGAACTGGCGCGTATCGCTGGTGCAAAGGGCGGTAAGATTTCACGTCGCCGCAAAAAAGACGCTGGCGAGACTGCAAAAGCAGCCTAG
- a CDS encoding 30S ribosomal protein S1 produces the protein MAKATITMDELLAGADAGAKQLVAGEVTTGTVLSVKKHEVLIDLGAQGVGYVPRREVGFSRNLTEGDEVTASIVDTELDNGMSLLSLRKAAKDRGWEEVAAKLEAGEIITVAPYDANRGGLLVEYEGVRGFLPVSQLSAEHYPRVGSSDKDEILQRLNALVGKDLQVRILDADRKANKLIFSEKEAVKDGLAARFEKLAVGDTVAGVVTGVVDYGAFVNVDGIEGLIHISEISWERVNNPSDYVKVGQTVDAKIIAIDKDRLSLSMKQLTQDPWLTEVDKFSKGDKVEGTVTRITPFGAFVQISPAIEALVHISELGGGSDADPEKVFTLNERKDFVILDIDKDSRKISLSLGDKKTK, from the coding sequence ATGGCAAAAGCCACTATCACTATGGATGAACTGCTCGCCGGCGCTGACGCTGGTGCCAAGCAGCTCGTAGCCGGAGAAGTTACCACCGGTACAGTACTCAGCGTAAAGAAGCATGAGGTTTTGATCGACCTCGGTGCCCAGGGCGTCGGCTACGTGCCACGCCGCGAAGTCGGTTTCTCTCGCAATCTCACAGAGGGCGACGAAGTCACTGCAAGTATCGTCGACACCGAGCTTGATAACGGCATGTCACTACTGAGCCTGCGTAAAGCAGCCAAAGACCGTGGCTGGGAAGAGGTTGCAGCCAAGCTCGAAGCTGGTGAGATCATCACTGTTGCACCATACGACGCCAATCGCGGTGGTCTACTAGTGGAGTACGAGGGTGTACGTGGTTTCTTGCCAGTATCGCAGCTGTCTGCCGAGCACTATCCACGCGTAGGCAGTAGTGACAAAGACGAGATCCTTCAGCGCCTCAATGCACTTGTTGGCAAAGATCTCCAGGTGCGCATCCTCGACGCTGATCGTAAAGCTAACAAGCTCATCTTCTCTGAGAAGGAGGCTGTCAAAGACGGCTTGGCTGCTCGCTTTGAGAAACTCGCCGTCGGTGACACTGTCGCCGGCGTGGTAACGGGTGTAGTAGACTACGGTGCGTTCGTAAACGTCGACGGTATCGAAGGTCTCATCCATATTTCGGAAATCAGCTGGGAGCGTGTCAACAACCCATCTGACTACGTCAAGGTAGGTCAGACTGTCGATGCGAAGATCATCGCTATCGACAAAGACCGCCTGAGTCTCAGTATGAAACAGCTCACGCAGGATCCATGGCTGACAGAAGTCGACAAGTTTTCTAAGGGTGACAAAGTAGAAGGTACTGTGACACGCATCACGCCATTTGGCGCCTTCGTACAGATCAGCCCAGCTATCGAAGCCCTGGTGCACATCTCTGAGCTTGGTGGTGGCAGCGATGCCGATCCAGAAAAAGTCTTCACGCTCAACGAACGCAAAGACTTCGTCATCCTCGACATCGATAAAGATAGCCGAAAAATCTCTCTGAGCCTCGGCGACAAAAAAACCAAATAA
- a CDS encoding LPXTG cell wall anchor domain-containing protein: MQYSAQRQSGSVIVYVIVGVVLAALAVGAIVVAQHRGGRQIASQPSTQAPANQGAADTDSSGGNSAEDKQKEEADKQAADKAAADKKAADEKAKQDAEAKKKADEKAAADKKAADEKAVQQQVAANTAGPMAQTGGSQQSASHLPTTGPVEDTLGMVIGLVAILGAGYFYYHYGRRA; this comes from the coding sequence ATGCAATATTCAGCCCAGCGACAGTCCGGATCAGTAATCGTGTACGTTATCGTCGGTGTAGTACTGGCAGCGCTGGCAGTGGGCGCTATCGTGGTTGCACAGCACAGGGGAGGACGACAGATCGCGTCACAACCGTCGACACAGGCGCCAGCAAATCAAGGTGCTGCTGATACTGATTCAAGCGGCGGCAATTCTGCCGAAGACAAGCAGAAAGAAGAAGCCGATAAGCAAGCAGCGGACAAAGCTGCCGCAGACAAAAAAGCTGCCGACGAAAAAGCCAAGCAAGATGCTGAAGCTAAGAAAAAAGCTGATGAGAAGGCTGCCGCCGACAAAAAAGCTGCTGACGAAAAAGCCGTCCAGCAGCAGGTCGCCGCTAATACTGCAGGTCCTATGGCCCAAACTGGCGGCTCACAACAAAGCGCGTCGCATCTGCCTACCACCGGTCCTGTCGAGGACACACTCGGCATGGTGATCGGTCTCGTGGCCATTCTCGGGGCTGGCTACTTCTACTACCACTACGGTCGCCGCGCCTAG
- a CDS encoding ROK family protein has translation MIVTVDTGGTKTLISSFTKAGRIGKQIVYPTPHDPIKYVQLLRQALESEYAGKPVDLIVIALPGIIDDGIARWCPNLGWKNFDVRVALGSVLDGAPIHVENDANLAGLAEARLLDPIPDFALYVTISTGIGTGFISQGHIDPGLETSEGGHALVEFDGQVREWESFASGRAIKETYGKFARDIKRKGDWNHIADRISRGFLAVIPISQPDVIIFGGSVGTYFDRFATQLADLLDEQLPPHITRPTLLQAQHPEHAVIYGGYYYALDVLAGRKTRK, from the coding sequence ATGATAGTCACGGTGGACACTGGAGGGACAAAAACGCTTATTTCTTCGTTTACGAAGGCAGGCAGAATCGGCAAACAGATCGTATATCCGACGCCGCATGATCCCATCAAATACGTCCAGCTTCTGCGTCAAGCACTCGAGAGCGAATATGCTGGCAAACCTGTTGATCTCATCGTGATAGCCCTCCCTGGTATCATCGACGACGGCATCGCTCGGTGGTGCCCGAACCTGGGCTGGAAAAACTTCGATGTCCGTGTTGCGCTTGGCTCTGTGCTAGACGGTGCGCCCATCCACGTTGAAAACGACGCCAACCTAGCTGGCCTAGCAGAAGCTCGCCTGCTCGATCCTATACCGGATTTTGCACTCTACGTCACCATCAGTACTGGTATCGGCACTGGCTTTATATCGCAGGGACATATCGATCCAGGCCTCGAGACAAGCGAGGGCGGTCATGCACTAGTAGAGTTCGACGGCCAAGTGCGCGAATGGGAGAGTTTTGCCAGCGGGCGTGCCATCAAAGAAACCTACGGCAAATTCGCGCGCGATATCAAACGCAAGGGCGACTGGAACCATATCGCCGATCGTATCAGCCGCGGCTTCCTGGCGGTCATCCCCATCTCTCAGCCGGATGTGATTATCTTTGGCGGTAGCGTTGGGACGTATTTTGATCGCTTCGCCACGCAACTGGCCGATCTACTCGATGAACAGCTCCCACCCCATATCACCCGCCCCACACTGCTACAGGCCCAACACCCAGAACATGCTGTCATTTACGGAGGTTACTACTATGCGCTCGATGTCCTCGCTGGTCGCAAAACTCGCAAATAA